A genomic region of Papaver somniferum cultivar HN1 chromosome 7, ASM357369v1, whole genome shotgun sequence contains the following coding sequences:
- the LOC113292802 gene encoding subtilisin-like protease SBT2.5: MASIYTAILLIFVSINIWGSLLVGAKVYMVMMEDDEPIISLISKNSSLKRSSEDVRLYKESMISGHDLFLESHLPVGSYKKLYSYSHLQNGFAIHVSSHEVVEVIRNARGVRKIEEDIKMKKLTTRTPDFLGIPSEVWPILGGAQNAGRGVVIGIIDTGINPNHPSFVGQSSSGDDPNGSFHSNSSSASKKFKGQCEIGEGFPQLACAGKIVGARYFSRAATVAGDFNASRDFASPFDADGHGSHTASTAAGNFRTPVIVDGFNYGSASGMAPGAQIAVYKALYTFGGYMSDVMAAVDQAVEDGVDILSLSIGPSSVPPGSAAFLNVLEMELLFATRAGVLVVQAVGNGGPSTSSILSFSPWITSVAASIIDRKYNNSIELGNGRSFSGTGLSPPTLGMQNYPIAAAADVTTRNASFITIENCQHPEPFIPALARGKLIICTYTFDFEFESASIAAIADTMQKIGAAGFIITMDPDLGSEQVRGTTTTLRVPGIVLSNMQASSALWEYYNSQTIRNRLGHVMAFTATARILDGRVATYTAQAPIVASYSSRGPDVNNALLQTADVLKPNVMAPGSSIWAAWSPNSEGDHHIRGQFFALVSGTSMATPHIAGVAALIKQKHPTWSPSAITSAMMTTANRTDHFGAPILAQQLNQLSPATPFDYGAGAINPSKAIDPGLVFNTKFKNYIQFLCSVPGVDDESVRRAVGVGCPTKKRRWCSDLNTASVTVSNLVGSRRVIRKVTNVDNGTELYEVHVTEPMGVTVTVTPQAFIIRPNKSRVLTIMLEAKEATNSYTFGELVLTGDRKHEVRIPLSIYVTSTIKS; this comes from the exons ATGGCTTCCATCTATACAGCCATTCTCTTGATCTTTGTCAGCATCAACATATGGGGTTCACTTTTAGTAGGAGCCAAGGTTTACATGGTTATGATGGAAGATGATGAACCTATTATTTCTCTCATATCCAAGAATTCTAGCCTCAAGAG GTCTAGTGAAGATGTCAGGTTATACAAAGAGAGTATGATCAGCGGGCATGACTTATTCTTGGAATCTCACCTCCCAGTGGGCTCCTACAAGAAACTCTATAGCTATAGTCATCTTCAGAATGGGTTCGCGATTCACGTTTCCTCCCATGAG GTTGTTGAAGTTATAAGAAATGCAAGGGGGGTCAGGAAAATCGAGGAGGATATTAAGATGAAGAAACTGACAACACGTACACCTGACTTTCTGGGAATCCCCTCTGAGGTTTGGCCAATATTAGGAGGTGCTCAAAATGCCGGTAGAGGAGTGGTAATAGGCATTATTGACACCGGAATCAACCCAAATCATCCTAGTTTTGTTGGTCAATCTTCATCAGGAGATGATCCTAATGGAAGCTTCCATTCGAATAGCAGTAGTGCTAGCAAAAAGTTCAAGGGACAATGTGAGATCGGAGAAGGATTTCCTCAATTAGCATGTGCAGGTAAGATTGTTGGTGCACGATATTTTTCACGTGCAGCAACTGTAGCTGGTGACTTCAATGCATCTCGTGATTTCGCTTCCCCTTTTGATGCTGATGGCCATGGAAG TCACACAGCTTCAACTGCGGCAGGAAATTTTCGTACTCCAGTTATAGTTGATGGGTTCAATTACGGTTCTGCAAGCGGCATGGCTCCTGGAGCACA GATTGCTGTGTACAAAGCACTCTACACGTTTGGAGGTTATATGTCTGATGTCATGGCTGCAGTTGACCAG GCAGTTGAAGATGGAGTTGATATACTTAGTCTATCAATTGGACCTTCAAGTGTTCCTCCAGGATCTGCTGCATTTTTAAATGTACTGGAGATGGAGCTATTATTTGCTACAAGAGCCGGTGTTTTGGTTGTTCAAGCAGTTGGAAATGGCGGTCCTTCTACTTCTTCAATACTCTCTTTCAGTCCATGGATTACAAGTGTTGCTGCCTCGATCATAGATCGAAAATATAACAATTCAATTGAATTAGGCAATGGACGTAGTTTCTCTGGCACCGGGCTTTCAC cTCCTACTTTGGGAATGCAAAATTATCCGATAGCTGCAGCGGCGGATGTAACTACCAGGAACGCAAGTTTTATAACAATAGAAAACTGTCAACATCCTGAGCCATTCATTCCAGCTTTGGCCCGAGGGAAGTTAATTATCTGCACATACACATTCGATTTTGAATTCGAATCAGCAAGTATAGCAGCTATTGCCGATACCATGCAGAAAATCGGAGCTGCTGGCTTTATAATTACAATGGACCCTGACCTTGGTTCTGAGCAAGTTCGAGGTACTACAACTACCTTACGTGTACCTGGAATTGTGTTGAGCAATATGCAGGCTTCATCT GCTCTTTGGGAGTACTACAACTCTCAAACCATTCGAAACAGGCTTGGACATGTAATGGCATTTACTGCAACAGCTAGGATTTTAGATGGAAGAGTAGCAACTTATACTGCACAGGCACCAATTGTGGCATCTTATTCATCTAGAGGACCCGATGTGAACAACGCATTGTTGCAAACTGCAGATGTTCTTAAGCCTAATGTCATGGCTCCTGGATCATCAATATGGGCTGCTTGGAGCCCTAACAGCGAAGGAGATCACCATATTAGAG GGCAATTTTTCGCCCTTGTATCTGGTACAAGCATGGCTACTCCTCATATAGCAGGTGTCGCTGCCTTAATCAAACAAAAACACCCAACATGGAGTCCATCAGCAATCACGTCCGCTATGATGACAACAGCAAACAGAACAGACCATTTCGGTGCACCAATTTTAGCTCAGCAATTGAACCAACTTAGTCCCGCGACACCATTTGATTACGGTGCTGGTGCAATAAATCCTTCTAAAGCTATCGACCCAGGACTAGTTTTCAACACTAAGTTCAAAAATTACATACAATTCCTTTGCTCCGTTCCTGGTGTAGACGATGAGTCGGTAAGACGAGCAGTTGGTGTTGGGTGCCCTACAAAGAAAAGAAGGTGGTGCTCAGATTTGAACACAGCAAGTGTGACGGTTTCGAATCTGGTAGGTTCAAGGAGGGTTATTCGGAAAGTAACGAATGTCGACAATGGAACTGAACTGTATGAAGTACATGTTACGGAGCCTATGGGTGTTACTGTCACTGTTACTCCTCAAGCTTTCATTATTCGACCAAACAAGTCTAGAGTTCTTACAATCATGCTAGAGGCAAAAGAAGCAACAAATTCATATACATTTGGAGAGTTGGTACTTACTGGAGATAGGAAACATGAAGTCCGAATCCCATTATCTATTTACGTAACAAGTACCATTAAGTCTTAA